One Ricinus communis isolate WT05 ecotype wild-type chromosome 1, ASM1957865v1, whole genome shotgun sequence DNA window includes the following coding sequences:
- the LOC112537242 gene encoding putative F-box protein At2g02030 isoform X2 encodes MSEYLTGELLISILIRVPVSSLVRFTEVCKEWRELIKSAYFISVHLDYVLSNSSPVAFLKHHSASPKLDRNFKKERHCCKFVQRKCYSHR; translated from the exons ATGAGCGAATACCTCACCGGAGAACTTTTGATTTCGATTCTTATAAGAGTTCCTGTCTCATCTCTCGTCAGATTCACTGAAGTTTGCAAAGAATGGCGAGAACTGATCAAAAGCGCCTATTTCATATCTGTTCACCTCGATTATGTTCTCTCAAATAGCTCTCCAGTTGCCTTCTTGAAGCATCACTCAGCATCTCCCAAGCTTGACAg GAACTTTAAAAAGGAGAGACATTGTTGTAAATTTGTGCAGCGTAAATGTTATAGCCACAGATAA
- the LOC8264706 gene encoding ninja-family protein AFP2 isoform X2: MGKEDEKRNRSSSSSRTMESLSLEINKYPRDLLQRFMSNDSQQLKTSEGEEDNTEEIELNLGLSLGGRFGVDKTSKKLTRSSSIAGSIPLVRDHDAFNTQPAVSYPLLIRTSSLPTETEEEWRKRKEMQTLRRMEAKRRRSEKQKNLNLNRGELSLEDERKGLNANRGNWVAPTWSRNVNRGNTLQGLIGQQQGSQGSVESQGGSSSGISEMERTSSGGEARSPASNQSLQDRINQEAVGSSRSKTNENINRTSSMENPSRKLESAEIRGREIGMNPMEDMPCVFTIGDGPNGRKVEGILYKYGKGEEVRIMCVCHGSFLSPAEFVKHAGGRDVDHPLRHIVVNTSGSIL; the protein is encoded by the exons atgggaaaagaagatgaaaaaagaaatagaagcaGCAGCAGTAGTAGAACAATGGAGAGTCTTTCTttagaaataaacaaataccCAAGAGATCTGTTACAAAGATTTATGTCAAATGACAGTCAACAATTAAAAACTAGtgaaggagaagaagataaTACAGAAGAGATTGAGCTAAATCTTGGGTTATCATTAGGAGGAAGATTTGGAGTTGACAAGACTTCAAAGAAACTAACAAGATCATCATCAATAGCTGGGTCAATACCACTAGTGAGAGACCATGATGCATTCAATACACAGCCTGCAGTATCTTATCCTCTACTTATCAGGACATCTTCTTTGCCTACAGAGACAGAAGAGGAATGgaggaagagaaaagaaatgcaGACTTTGAGGAGAATGGAAGCTAAGAGAAGGAGAAGTGAAAAGcaaaagaatttgaatttgaatagAGGAGAGTTGAGTTTGGAAGATGAGAGAAAGGGATTGAATGCGAACAGAGGGAATTGGGTTGCACCAACATGGAGCAGGAATGTTAATAGAGGTAATACTTTGCAAGGATTAATAGGACAACAGCAGGGTTCACAAGGGTCTGTTGAGTCTCAAGGTGGTAGCTCTTCTGGGATTTCAGAAATGGAGA GAACAAGCAGTGGCGGTGAAGCAAGAAGCCCTGCTAGTAATCAATCCTTGCAAGACCGAATCAATCAAGAAGCAGTTGGTTCTTCAAGGTCAAAgacaaatgaaaatataaacagAACATCCAGCATGGAGAACCCATCCAGGAAGCTTGAATCTGCAGAAATTAGAGGGAGGGAAATTGGGATGAATCCTATGGAAGATATGCCTTGTGTCTTCACAATAGGAGATGGTCCTAATGGAAGAAAAGTAGAAGGCATCCTTTACAAGTATGGTAAGGGTGAAGAAGTGAGGATAATGTGTGTATGCCATGGGAGTTTTCTCTCCCCAGCAGAGTTTGTCAAGCACGCAGGGGGCCGTGATGTTGATCACCCTCTTAGGCATATAGTCGTAAATACATCTGGTAGTATTTTGTAA
- the LOC8264708 gene encoding uncharacterized protein LOC8264708: protein MGQGRGNGTRKNIKHGFHPETKENFKTNRQQELLNSQVVVINGKHSKKSPSRPDSHVDQEGDVIFKSLNLPRSSLSINLPSYSHLSLSIRLPPVSHSSLSLEIPSAHSDSDSDSVFPSSSSSSSNTPPPIKDDVNCVLHGKKDLKKVSQDQILTSPVLDFVQESYPLDLNSIANYSPPTHQVMDRSGGGGGHDPSRIPLTIFERIPSSPVDWSAASNDSLFSLQLGRNNSNSFSRDGISSVDELSKSGDVEVASAPPPPISMSEIYNWSPVPSEENSQFSIDIDRVEAFGVADDVEKVATRKVSAREADEDMKKEQKMDSDASSKSTANYRTSHRNGDSSRSFAFPILADGERTNGPQTNAEKQHMLQLLNEQHAKASVKSPQAPKASTKSASSSWYCCCSLSLGGCFWCCPCRCSSCCPSKCCYPSNCISCSSSSCHKCSSSSWPSCHLCSCCSCNACSRLSCHPWSCSCFR, encoded by the exons ATGGGACAGGGACGCGGGAATGGAACGAGAAAGAATATAAAACATGGTTTTCATCCTGAAACTAAAGAAAACTTCAAGACAAATAGGCAGcaagaattattaaattcacAGGTTGTTGTTATTAATGGAAAGCATTCCAAGAAATCACCATCAAGACCGGATTCCCATGTTGATCAAGAAGGGGATGTTATCTTCAAATCTCTAAATTTACCTAGATCATCATTGTCCATAAACTTACCTTCATACTCTCATTTATCTTTGTCTATAAGGTTACCTCCTGTCTCACATTCGTCTTTGTCCTTGGAAATACCTTCTGCTCattctgattctgattctgattctgTATTCCCATCTTCGTCTTCGTCTTCATCAAATACACCACCACCAATTAAAGACGATGTAAATTGTGTTTTGCATGGCAAGAAAGATTTAAAGAAGGTATCTCAAGACCAGATATTAACGTCCCCAGTTCTTGATTTTGTGCAAGAATCCTACCCCTTGGACCTAAATTCAATAGCTAATTATTCCCCTCCGACTCATCAAGTTATGGATCGAtcaggaggaggaggagggcATGATCCTTCTAGGATTCCATTGACTATATTTGAGAGGATACCTAGTTCACCAGTTGATTGGAGTGCTGCTTCTAATGACTCATTGTTTAGCCTTCAGTTAGGAAGAAACAACAGTAATAGTTTCTCTAGAGATGGAATTTCGTCAGTGGATGAGTTGAGCAAGTCTGGAGATGTAGAAGTTGCATCTGCTCCACCTCCTCCCATTTCTATGTCAGAGATATATAATTGGTCTCCCGTCCCTTCAGAGGAAAATAGCCAGTTCTCCATCGATATAGACAGGGTGGAGGCATTTGGAGTGGCTGATGATGTAGAAAAAGTTGCAACTCGAAAAGTTTCAGCAAGAGAAGCCGATGAAGATATGAAAAAGGAACAGAAGATGGATTCAGATGCATCATCAAAATCTACTGCCAATTACAGAACTTCACATCGGAATGGAGACAGCTCTCGATCTTTTGCGTTTCCAAT TTTGGCAGATGGGGAAAGAACCAATGGACCACAAACAAATGCTGAGAAGCAGCATATGCTGCAACTACTAAATGAACAGCATGCCAAAGCAAGTGTAAAATCACCACAAGCTCCCAAAGCAAGTACAAAATCAGCATCAAGTAGCTGGTATTGTTGCTGTTCACTTAGCTTGGGCGGTTGTTTCTGGTGTTGCCCCTGTCGTTGTTCCTCGTGTTGCCCATCTAAATGCTGCTACCCATCAAATTGTATTTCATGTAGCTCTTCTTCTTGTCACAaatgcagcagcagcagctgGCCTTCATGTCACCTATGCAGTTGTTGCTCTTGTAACGCATGTAGTCGTTTATCGTGTCATCCATGGAGTTGCTCTTGTTTCCGTTGA
- the LOC8264706 gene encoding ninja-family protein AFP2 isoform X1, whose product MGKEDEKRNRSSSSSRTMESLSLEINKYPRDLLQRFMSNDSQQLKTSEGEEDNTEEIELNLGLSLGGRFGVDKTSKKLTRSSSIAGSIPLVRDHDAFNTQPAVSYPLLIRTSSLPTETEEEWRKRKEMQTLRRMEAKRRRSEKQKNLNLNRGELSLEDERKGLNANRGNWVAPTWSRNVNRGNTLQGLIGQQQGSQGSVESQGGSSSGISEMESKPVQGTSSGGEARSPASNQSLQDRINQEAVGSSRSKTNENINRTSSMENPSRKLESAEIRGREIGMNPMEDMPCVFTIGDGPNGRKVEGILYKYGKGEEVRIMCVCHGSFLSPAEFVKHAGGRDVDHPLRHIVVNTSGSIL is encoded by the exons atgggaaaagaagatgaaaaaagaaatagaagcaGCAGCAGTAGTAGAACAATGGAGAGTCTTTCTttagaaataaacaaataccCAAGAGATCTGTTACAAAGATTTATGTCAAATGACAGTCAACAATTAAAAACTAGtgaaggagaagaagataaTACAGAAGAGATTGAGCTAAATCTTGGGTTATCATTAGGAGGAAGATTTGGAGTTGACAAGACTTCAAAGAAACTAACAAGATCATCATCAATAGCTGGGTCAATACCACTAGTGAGAGACCATGATGCATTCAATACACAGCCTGCAGTATCTTATCCTCTACTTATCAGGACATCTTCTTTGCCTACAGAGACAGAAGAGGAATGgaggaagagaaaagaaatgcaGACTTTGAGGAGAATGGAAGCTAAGAGAAGGAGAAGTGAAAAGcaaaagaatttgaatttgaatagAGGAGAGTTGAGTTTGGAAGATGAGAGAAAGGGATTGAATGCGAACAGAGGGAATTGGGTTGCACCAACATGGAGCAGGAATGTTAATAGAGGTAATACTTTGCAAGGATTAATAGGACAACAGCAGGGTTCACAAGGGTCTGTTGAGTCTCAAGGTGGTAGCTCTTCTGGGATTTCAGAAATGGAGAGTAAGCCTGTTCAAG GAACAAGCAGTGGCGGTGAAGCAAGAAGCCCTGCTAGTAATCAATCCTTGCAAGACCGAATCAATCAAGAAGCAGTTGGTTCTTCAAGGTCAAAgacaaatgaaaatataaacagAACATCCAGCATGGAGAACCCATCCAGGAAGCTTGAATCTGCAGAAATTAGAGGGAGGGAAATTGGGATGAATCCTATGGAAGATATGCCTTGTGTCTTCACAATAGGAGATGGTCCTAATGGAAGAAAAGTAGAAGGCATCCTTTACAAGTATGGTAAGGGTGAAGAAGTGAGGATAATGTGTGTATGCCATGGGAGTTTTCTCTCCCCAGCAGAGTTTGTCAAGCACGCAGGGGGCCGTGATGTTGATCACCCTCTTAGGCATATAGTCGTAAATACATCTGGTAGTATTTTGTAA
- the LOC8264707 gene encoding LRR receptor-like serine/threonine-protein kinase RPK2, whose product MKRNHLAEVVFLFLFCFWSLAYGAVLFPDKQVLLEFKSFVSDPHGILSTWNSTNSDHCSWSGVSCNSKSRVVSLRISGGDGYEGNSRALSCSKSLKFPFRRFGIRRSCVNLVAKLEGKLTPLIGKLSELRVLSLPFNEFSGEIPLEIWGLENLEVLDLEGNLFTGELPHGFVGLRKLEVLNLGFNRLNGEIPIALSKCMDLKILNLSGNKLKGSLPSFVGSFSKLRGLYLANNELIGIVPAVLGNKCRYLEHLDLSGNFLIGEIPGTLGNCWRLKTLLLFSNSLNGEIPRELGQLRRLEVLDISRNFIGGVIPTELGNCVELSVLVLSNLFDTWLNERTVSEEVPVRLPAVSNEGYNRFQGSIPVEITTLPKLTVFWAPMVTFGGKLPSNWGDCKSLEMVNLAQNGFNGEINGLFEKCRKLNFLDLSSNRLSGELDKELPVPCMTHFDVSQNLMSGFIPRFNCSACQSVTSLHSGLGHVNVYKSFFRYRTRFAPNLPFSVSNLAMIYNFGQNNFTGPIRWLPVVTQRMVKRTDYAFLAGGNKFTGSFPKSLFGKCDKLRGMIINVSNNQISGPIPQNIGSMCRSLRFFDASDNQISGSVPQSLGLLKYLVALNLSGNKMHGQVPASLSRLKYLKHISLGGNNLSGVFPSSFEQLDPLEVSKLNANSLPAKLSEHNSSGFSTMRSLSSINVSSNDLSESVILNASPGTAKSDGDQPSNLNSQTETKTGNSGFKPVEIASIVSASAVVSVLLALVVLFFYTRNWGPNARVEVSEPKEVKVFANIGVPLLYENIVEATGNFNASNCIGNGGFGATYKAEISPGILVAIKKLAVGRFQGVQQFHNEIKALGRVRHPNLVTLIGYHASDAEMFLIYNYLPGGNLEDFIKERSASAVTWKVLHKIALDIASALACLHYQCAPRVLHRDVKPSNILLDNDLNAYLSDFGLSRLLGTSETHATTGVAGTFGYVAPEYAMTCRLSEKADVYSYGVVLLELISDKKALDPSFSSHENGFNIVSWACMLLRNGQAKDVFTAGLWDTGPHDDLVEMLHLAVRCTVETLSTRPNMKQVVQKLKQIRPS is encoded by the exons atgaaaagaaatcatCTTGcggaggttgttttcttgtttctaTTCTGTTTTTGGTCTTTGGCTTATGGGGCAGTGTTGTTTCCTGACAAACAGGTGCTGCTTGAATTCAAGTCCTTTGTTTCTGATCCTCATGGGATTCTGTCCACCTGGAATTCTACCAATTCTGATCACTGTTCGTGGTCTGGTGTCTCATGCAACTCTAAATCTAGAGTTGTCTCTCTCAGAATTAGTGGTGGTGATGGATATGAAGGTAATTCCCGCGCTCTTTCTTGTTCAAAGTCCTTAAAGTTTCCATTTCGTAGATTTGGGATTAGAAGAAGTTGTGTTAATCTTGTTGCTAAACTAGAAGGGAAGTTAACTCCGTTGATTGGGAAACTCAGTGAACTTAGAGTTCTGTCTCTGCCTTTTAATGAATTTAGTGGTGAAATTCCTTTAGAGATATGGGGGTTAGAGAATTTAGAAGTGCTTGACCTTGAAGGCAACTTGTTCACTGGTGAATTGCCTCATGGATTTGTTGGGCTGAGAAAATTGGAAGTGTTGAATCTTGGGTTTAATAGACTTAATGGTGAGATTCCTATTGCTTTATCAAAATGTATGGATttaaagattttgaatttatctGGTAACAAGCTGAAGGGATCACTTCCAAGTTTTGTTGGTAGTTTTTCCAAGCTGAGAGGACTTTATTTAGCTAATAATGAGCTGATTGGGATTGTTCCTGCTGTCTTGGGAAATAAATGCCGGTATCTTGAGCATCTTGATCTGTCTGGAAATTTCCTTATTGGTGAGATTCCTGGTACTTTAGGAAATTGTTGGCGGTTGAAGACACTTTTGTTGTTTTCGAATAGTTTGAATGGTGAGATTCCTCGTGAACTTGGTCAGCTTAGAAGACTTGAGGTTCTTGACATTTCAAGAAATTTCATTGGTGGTGTGATCCCTACGGAGCTTGGTAATTGTGTTGAATTGTCAGTTCTTGTCCTTTCAAACCTTTTCGATACGTGGCTTAATGAGAGAACTGTGAGTGAAGAGGTACCAGTTCGGTTGCCAGCTGTTTCTAATGAAGGGTATAACCGTTTCCAAGGATCTATTCCTGTGGAAATTACAACCCTTCCAAAGCTGACAGTCTTTTGGGCACCAATGGTAACTTTCGGAGGGAAACTTCCAAGTAATTGGGGTGACTGTAAGAGCTTGGAGATGGTGAATTTAGCTCAGAATGGTTTTAATGGAGAAATAAATGGACTTTTTGAGAAATGCAGGAAGCTTAATTTCCTTGATTTGAGTTCAAACAGGCTAAGTGGGGAGCTCGACAAGGAGCTTCCGGTTCCTTGCATGACCCACTTCGATGTTAGTCAGAACCTCATGTCTGGCTTCATCCCCAGATTTAATTGCAGTGCTTGCCAAAGTGTAACCTCATTGCATTCAGGTCTTGGCCATGTCAATGTTTACAAGTCATTTTTTAGGTACAGAACACGTTTTGCCCCAAATTTGCCATTTTCTGTTTCTAATTTGGCAATGATTTACAACTTTGGTCAAAACAATTTCACCGGTCCAATTCGTTGGCTGCCAGTTGTAACACAGAGAATGGTGAAGCGGACTGATTATGCTTTTCTTGCCGGTGGAAACAAGTTTACTGGATCATTTCCAAAAAGCTTATTTGGGAAGTGTGATAAATTGCGAGGAATGATTATTAATGTTAGCAACAACCAAATATCTGGTCCTATTCCACAGAATATTGGTTCCATGTGCAGATCTCTTAGATTTTTCGATGCCTCTGATAATCAAATTTCAGGGTCAGTACCCCAAAGTCTTGGGCTTTTGAAATATCTTGTTGCCCTTAACTTGAGTGGAAACAAAATGCATGGTCAAGTCCCAGCTAGTCTCTCTCGGTTAAAGTACTTAAAGCACATCTCCTTGGGTGGTAACAACCTGTCTGGTGTCTTTCCTTCTAGTTTTGAACAATTGGATCCCCTTGAAGTTTCAAAACTAAATGCAAATTCTCTCCCTGCAAAACTCTCAGAGCACAATTCCTCTGGATTCTCTACCATGAGATCATTGTCCTCAATTAATGTGTCCTCAAATGATTTGTCAGAGTCAGTTATCTTGAATG CATCTCCAGGTACAGCAAAAAGCGACGGGGATCAACCAAGTAATCTAAATTCTCAGACGGAGACAAAGACTGGGAATAGTGGTTTTAAGCCAGTTGAGATTGCATCTATAGTATCAGCATCAGCTGTTGTTTCTGTGCTTCTTGCTCTGGTcgttcttttcttctatacaAGAAATTGGGGCCCAAATGCCCGGGTTGAGGTTTCTGAACCAAAGGAAGTTAAAGTTTTTGCCAATATTGGGGTTCCTTTATTATATGAGAATATTGTAGAAGCCACGGGAAACTTCAACGCAAGCAACTGCATTGGAAATGGAGGTTTTGGTGCCACTTACAAGGCAGAAATTTCTCCAGGAATACTAGTGGCTATAAAGAAGCTCGCTGTTGGAAGGTTCCAGGGTGTTCAACAATTCCATAATGAGATAAAGGCTCTGGGAAGGGTGAGACACCCTAACCTCGTAACTTTGATAGGGTATCATGCCAGTGATGCAGAAATGTTTCTCATATATAATTATCTGCCAGGGGGTAATTTGGAAGATTTTATTAAGGAAAGATCAGCAAGTGCTGTTACCTGGAAGGTCCTTCACAAGATTGCTTTAGATATAGCCTCAGCACTTGCCTGTCTTCATTATCAATGTGCTCCTAGAGTTCTACACCGCGATGTCAAGCCTAGTAACATATTGTTAGATAACGACTTGAATGCCTATTTATCTGACTTTGGATTGTCTAGGCTCTTGGGCACTTCTGAAACCCATGCAACAACTGGTGTGGCCGGAACATTCGGATATGTCGCACCAGAATATGCTATGACCTGTCGTTTATCTGAGAAAGCTGATGTTTACAGCTACGGTGTGGTTTTACTCGAGCTGATATCAGATAAGAAGGCCTTGGATCCTTCATTTTCTTCACATGAAAATGGTTTCAATATTGTTTCTTGGGCCTGCATGCTTTTGCGGAACGGCCAAGCAAAGGACGTCTTCACTGCTGGGCTATGGGATACAGGTCCCCATGACGACCTGGTGGAAATGCTGCACTTGGCTGTGAGATGTACAGTTGAAACCCTCTCAACCAGGCCTAACATGAAGCAAGTTGTCCAAAAGTTGAAGCAAATTCGACCTTCCTGA
- the LOC112537242 gene encoding uncharacterized protein LOC112537242 isoform X1, whose amino-acid sequence MRLPECLEEVSVLVGYLFLGEICGSLAVIHAKQKEYKVFEGIDVWVGKDCGWNKVYVVGDAITGTLGSLIGLSGSGSGLLLAIGCKESDERELVQFDLKSNRTKKLGITSAMGAIYAGSYIDSLLLFNDDSGAISFQEIEPKEL is encoded by the exons ATGAGATTGCCTGAGTGTTTAGAGGAGGTTTCAGTTTTAGTTGGGTATCTTTTTCTTGGTGAGATTTGCGGATCGTTGGCAGTGATTCACGCGAAACAAAAGGAATATAAAGTTTTTGAAGGGATCGATGTTTGGGTGGGGAAAGATTGCGGTTGGAATAAAGTGTATGTTGTGGGTGATGCTATAACTGGTACGTtaggttcattgattggtttaAGTGGAAGTGGAAGTGGATTGTTGTTGGCTATAGGTTGCAAGGAATCAGATGAACGTGAATTGGTTCAATTTGACTTGAAGAGTAACAGGACCAAGAAGCTTGGAATTACAAGTGCAATGGGAGCCATTTATGCTGGATCTTATATTGATAGCTTACTGCTCTTCAATGATGATAGTGGAgcaatttcttttcaagaaattgAACCAAAG GAACTTTAA
- the LOC125369082 gene encoding DEAD-box ATP-dependent RNA helicase 35-like, with the protein MAKQSYQQEEEEEILEQLSRRRKLMSVSELAKGIIFTDTLFTGWKPPLPYRRISKEKQDAIREECHVIVDGQDIPSPLISFEDMKFTEPILQKLKVKGISQPTPIQMQGLPVILSGRDMIGVASTGSGKTLVFVLPLIMIALQEEIMMTIASGEGPFGLIICPSRELATQTYHLVQEFSISMREAGYPELRSLLCIGGVHVKSQLEVVKKGVHIVVATPGRLKDILANKRMNLDNCRYLTLDEADRLVDLGFEEDIREVLSYFKAQRQTLLFSATMPTQVQNFAISALVKPVIVNVGRPGAANINVVQRVKYVKQERKKSYILHCLKKTQPPVIIFCKDKADVDDIHLNLLSEGVDAVAIHGGMDQEEREHAVSSFKAGKKDVLIATDVASKGLDFADIQHVINYDMPAEVENYVHRIGRTGRCSKKGRATAFINKSQSERTLLDLKHLLLEAKQNLPSILVNLREGETIGNAPEHRGCSYCGGLGHRISNCSKLESQRSQQFSNYRRNYFGSGGYMAEM; encoded by the coding sequence ATGGCTAAGCAGAGTTATcagcaagaagaagaagaagagattttaGAGCAGCTGTCTCGCAGGAGAAAACTAATGTCAGTGAGTGAGTTGGCCAAGGGAATTATATTTACAGATACATTGTTTACCGGATGGAAACCTCCACTTCCCTATAGGAGAATTTCCAAAGAGAAACAAGATGCTATTCGAGAAGAGTGTCATGTAATTGTTGATGGCCAAGATATTCCTTCCCCATTGATCAGTTTTGAGGATATGAAGTTTACTGAGCCTATTTTACAGAAACTGAAAGTTAAAGGAATATCACAGCCTACCCCGATTCAGATGCAAGGTCTTCCTGTTATCTTGTCGGGGAGAGATATGATTGGGGTTGCCTCTACAGGCTCTGGTAAGACTCTTGTTTTTGTGCTTCCCTTGATTATGATCGCTCTCCAGGAGGAAATTATGATGACCATTGCCTCAGGAGAGGGCCCTTTTGGTTTAATTATCTGCCCCTCAAGAGAACTTGCCACTCAGACTTATCATCTAGTTCAAGAATTTTCAATTAGCATGAGAGAAGCTGGTTATCCTGAGTTGAGGTCATTACTCTGCATTGGTGGAGTGCATGTCAAGTCACAATTGGAAGTTGTGAAGAAGGGTGTGCATATCGTAGTTGCAACTCCTGGGAGGTTAAAAGATATTCTTGCAAACAAGAGAATGAATCTTGATAATTGCAGGTATTTGACATTAGATGAGGCTGACAGATTAGTGGATTTAGGGTTTGAGGAAGACATCAGGGAAGTACTCAGTTATTTTAAAGCTCAGAGGCAAACCCTTTTGTTCTCTGCTACTATGCCCACCCAAGTTCAGAACTTTGCTATTAGTGCTTTAGTGAAGCCTGTTATTGTTAATGTGGGAAGACCAGGAGCAGCAAACATCAATGTTGTGCAGAGGGTTAAGTATGTGAAgcaagagagaaagaaaagttatATTCTCCATTGCTTGAAGAAGACCCAACCCCCTGTTATTATATTCTGCAAGGACAAGGCTGATGTAGATGACATTCATTTGAATCTTCTCAGCGAGGGTGTTGATGCTGTGGCTATTCATGGAGGCATGGACCAAGAAGAAAGAGAACATGCAGTATCTTCCTTTAAAGCTGGTAAAAAAGATGTGTTGATTGCAACTGATGTTGCCTCAAAAGGTTTAGATTTTGCTGATATTCAGCATGTGATTAACTATGATATGCCAGCAGAAGTGGAAAACTATGTCCATAGGATTGGACGAACAGGAAGATGTAGCAAGAAAGGTAGAGCAACTGCTTTTATAAACAAGAGCCAGAGTGAGAGAACCCTTCTTGATCTGAAGCATCTCTTGCTAGAAGCAAAACAGAATTTACCATCTATTTTGGTGAACTTAAGAGAAGGAGAGACAATTGGTAATGCACCTGAGCATCGAGGGTGCAGTTATTGCGGTGGGCTTGGACACCGCATCAGCAACTGCTCCAAGTTGGAGAGTCAGAGATCACAGCAATTTTCCAACTACAGGAGGAATTATTTCGGTTCTGGCGGGTATATGGCAGAGATGTGA
- the LOC8264709 gene encoding magnesium transporter MRS2-5 → MEESRGRRLPSDLPDSAFFHNARRLNSDGYGNHGTGLPGLKKRGHGHGSRSWIKIDQNGDLEILELDKATIMRHCSLPARDLRLLDPLFIYPSTILGREKAIVVSLEQIRCIITAEEVILMKSLDGCVIQFESEFCKRLQTNKDQSEDLPFEFRALELALELTCMFLDAQVKELEIEIYPVLDELASSINTLNLERVRRLKGHLLALTQRVQKVHDEIEHLMEDDGDMAEMYLTEKKQKAEAYALDDLYFQNNIPGETKVVSKSAPVSPVRSISGVQKLQRTFSTVVTSSKHGSLTSSSTNYENVDQLEMLLEAYFVFIDNTLSKLFSLKEYIDDTEDLINIKLGNVQNQLIQFELLLTAATFVATIFAVVTGIFGMNFEDSIFDQPSTFNWVLIVTGILCGLLYLSFLSYFKHKKVFPL, encoded by the exons ATGGAAGAATCAAGAGGTCGACGTCTACCTTCTGATCTTCCAGATTCTGCATTTTTTCATAATGCCAGAAGGCTAAATTCAGATGGTTATGGTAATCATGGGACTGGCTTGCCAGGCTTGAAGAAGAGAGGTCATGGACATGGAAGCCGTTCTTGGATAAAAATTGATCAGAATGGTGACTTAGAGATATTGGAGCTTGATAAGGCTACTATTATGAGACATTGTTCCTTGCCTGCTAGGGATCTTCGGCTTTTGGACCCACTTTTCATTTATCCTTCTACAATCTTAGGAAGGGAGAAGGCTATTGTGGTGAGTCTTGAACAAATTAGATGTATAATCACAGCCGAGGAGGTTATCTTGATGAAATCCTTGGATGGATGTGTCATTCAATTTGAGTCAGAATTCTGCAAACGTCTTCAGACAAACAAAGATCAATCTG AGGACTTGCCATTTGAATTTAGAGCGCTGGAATTGGCTTTGGAGTTAACTTGCATGTTTCTTGATGCTCAG GTGAAAGAACTGGAAATTGAGATTTATCCAGTGCTGGATGAACTAGCTTCTTCTATTAATACTCTGAATCTGGAACGTGTTCGTAGACTCAAAGGCCACCTCCTTGCATTGACCCAGCGAGTTCAGAAG GTTCATGATGAGATAGAACATCTCATGGAGGACGATGGCGACATGGCTGAGATGTATCTGACAGAGAAGAAACAGAAGGCAGAAGCTTATGCACTTGATGacttatattttcaaaataatatccCAGGTGAGACCAAAGTGGTTTCAAAATCTGCACCTGTTTCGCCTGTGAGATCAATTAGTGGAGTCCAGAAATTGCAGAGAACCTTTAGCACCGTTGTTACTTCAAGCAAACATGGAAGCTTGACAAGCTCTTCCACTAATTATGAAAATGTTGATCAACTTGAAATGTTGCTGGAGGCAtattttgttttcattgacaACACCCTCAGCAAGTTGTTCTCG CTCAAAGAATATATCGATGATACTGAAGATTTAATCAACATTAAACTG GGAAATGTCCAGAACCAGCTGATTCAATTTGAGTTGCTTCTTACTGCAGCAACTTTTGTGGCAACAATATTTGCTGTTGTTACAGGAATATTTGGAATGAATTTTGAAGACTCGATTTTTGACCAGCCATCTACATTTAATTGGGTTCTAATCGTAACTGGTATTTTATGCGGGTTACTGTATTTGTCTTTCTTGTCTTACTTTAAGCACAAGAAGGTTTTTCCATTGTAG